A stretch of the Lactuca sativa cultivar Salinas chromosome 9, Lsat_Salinas_v11, whole genome shotgun sequence genome encodes the following:
- the LOC111921195 gene encoding uncharacterized protein LOC111921195, protein MGRRKNSLADNPSKDREGFKNSSADKAPKGREGSWKKIFEGLANLVQDQQRQLESLLKERKSLEKRIRSQHDRWVFDVKLLEDYISQMMRNSKIKDMARAVDAAKANLIISMKQKEAIMHKLKFEDAEDDRADLKLLFDELSKFLHEPKHLTRSNSKNADESALKAERDFAWNQFKKTDAQLQEHVKKTKSEVEAANNRIQKLISELEQSQSLNIEKNKTISSLQDDMAELESDSRKKSEEISRLTKELELLRGDSNKNNNNRSKLSITPVLRRCTVDSGGMSSRSSDMVVNEKGERRSSKRKGGDTEPRLFTSRFKVPKLKHMST, encoded by the exons ATGGGAAGACGCAAAAATTCTTTGGCTGATAACCCTTCTAAAGATCGAGAAGGTTTCAAAAATTCTTCGGCTGATAAGGCTCCTAAAGGTCGAGAAGGTTCATGGAAAAAGATTTTTGAAGGACTGGCTAACTTGGTACAAGACCAACAGCGACAGCTTGAGTCCCTCCTAAAAGAAAGAAAATCCCTCGAAAAAAGAATCAGATCGCAGCACGATAGATGGGTCTTCGACGTTAAGCTATTAGAAGATTATATTTCCCAG ATGATGAGAAACTCAAAAATTAAAGATATGGCTCGTGCTGTTGATGCTGCAAAGGCAAATTTGATCATATCTATGAAGCAAAAAGAAGCAATAATGCACAAACTAAAATTTG AAGATGCAGAAGATGATCGAGCTGATCTAAAACTTCTCTTTGATGAACTCTCTAAATTTCTACATGAGCCAAAA CATCTAACAAGGAGCAACAGCAAGAACGCTGATGAGTCTGCACTGAAAGCAGAGAGGGATTTTGCATGGAATCAGTTCAAGAAAACCGatgcccaattgcaagaacatGTCAAGAAAACCAAATCTGAAGTTGAAGCTGCAAATAACAGAATACAGAAATTAATCTCTGAATTGGAGCAATCACAGTCATTAAACATAGAAAAGAACAAAACGATTTCATCCTTACAAGATGACATGGCTGAGTTGGAATCTGATTCAAGAAAAAAGAGTGAAGAAATTTCAAGACTCACAAAAGAACTGGAGTTGTTACGTGGTGAttctaataaaaataataataatcgtTCTAAGCTTTCTATTACACCTGTATTGCGTAGATGCACAGTGGATTCAGGAGGCATGTCTAGTCGTTCAAGTGACATGGTTGTGAATGAGAAG gGAGAGAGGAGAAGTTCTAAGAGAAAAGGAGGTGACACTGAACCAAGGCTGTTTACATCAAGATTTAAAGTTCCAAAGTTGAAGCACATGTCCACATAG